The following is a genomic window from Nitrospira sp..
AAGTTTGTCTTTCTGCAATTTGGCGCCGCTGCTCCCTATTTATTCAGAAGCGGCTGCAATCTCCCCAGCATCATTTCCACAATTGCGCGATAGCCTTGGGCCGTCGGATGGATGCCGTCGGCCTGGTTGAGCGTATTGGAAGCCGCCACCCCTTCAAGGAAAAATGGGATGAGCGGCAGGCGATAGCGCGCGGCCAAGTCGGGATAGAGTCGTTCGAACGCGGTAAGATAGTCGTTGCCGTAGTTGGGCGGAAGCTTCATTCCGGCCAACACCACTTGCGTGCCGGCCTGCTGCAGCTGCTGAATGATGCGCTCAAGATTGGCTTTCGTCTCTTCTACTCGCAATCCTCTCAGGCCATCATTGGCCCCCAGCTCAAGAATGACGATGGCCGGCTTGCTCCGCAAGATCCATGGCACACGACGCAGGCCGCCCGCCGTCGTCTCTCCACTGACACCCGCATTGATGACCCGATAGCGCAACCCAAGCGCATCCAATCGCCGCTGCAACTCTGCCGGATACGTCTCATCGACGGCCACGCCAAGTCCAGCGGTCAGACTGTCTCCAAACGCCACGATTCTCGCTCGGTCATCGACCGATGGCGGGCCCGCTGCCCAAGCGAGAGTACCTGCGCTTACAAGCCCAATTAGAATAAGCCAACCGACATACGCGCGCATTCCACGCCTGTGAAATTTTGCCCGAGGTTCCATAGACGTTCCATATTCGTACAGTATAATACCATCTTGCGGACTGCCCCGAGATGAGAAAGGAACGCACCATCCTATGATTCGCATCGCCCAACTTTCCATGAGCCTCGCCGCCGGAGGGCGAGCGGTTCCCATTCTGGACAACATCTCGTTGGAGATCCCCGACAAACAAACAATCGCGATTATCGGACCATCGGGAAGCGGAAAGTCGACGCTCCTCGGATTGATGGCCGGCTTGGATCGTCCGACCGCAGGCTCAATCGAGTTAGATGGGGCAGAGTTAACAACGATGTCCGAAAACGCCCTCGCCAAATTCAGGCGCGCGAAGATCGGCTACATCTTTCAATCGTTCCACCTCATTCCCACACTCACTGCCTTGGAGAATGTCGCTGTTCCCCTTGAACTGAGCGGCGAGCGGGAAGGCCATGTGCGCGCGGCGGAATTATTGGCTTCAGTCGGACTGGCCGGCCGCCTCGATCATTATCCCGTGCAACTTTCCGGCGGAGAGCAGCAGCGCGTCGCCGTTGCGCGGGCGTTTGCCTGCCGACCGCCATTTCTCTTTGCCGATGAACCGACCGGCAATTTAGACAGCGCGGCAGGGATGCAGGTGATCGACCTCCTTCTGGCCATGCATCGAGATGTTGGCACCACCCTGATCCTCGTCACGCACGACCACGACTTGGCCGGCCGAATGCAGCGAGTCGTCACACTGCGCGATGGCCGTATCGAGTCCGACCAGCTGACGGATTCTCTTTTGGCGGCTTCCCTTTCGTGAACACATTTATCCTAAAAATGGCGTGGCGCGAAACGCGCGCGGCCTGGCGGCATTTTTTCTATTTCCTCACCAGCATCGCGGTAGGAGTGGGAGCCCTCGTGGGGGTCTCCCTATTTTCCGCTCACCTTGAGCAGGCGGTCACAAAAGAAGCGCGCGGCCTGCTCGGAGGCGATCTTGAAGTGCGCCTCTCCCGCCAGATGAGTCAGCAAAGCCTCGCATGGCTGACCTCGCTAGCTGGTCGAGAAATCACGACGACGCATGTGAGCGAGTTGATCGGCATGGCCGCGCACGCTTCCGGAACGAAGTCCGACGGCCAATCGTCGCAAATCGTCGAACTCAAGGCCGTGGACGCGCTCTATCCGTTTTATGGAACCCTTCGCGTGGAACCGGATCGTCCATTGTGGGATCTCCTGCAACTCCAGCCGGCCGGTTGCCCTGGGCAACCCTGCTGGGGCGCGGTCGTTCAAGAGTCGCTACTCATTCGAATGGGCCTGGCGCTCGGCCAATCGCTCACCATCGGCCAAGCCACCTTCCGCATCACCGGAATTGTGCGCACCGAGCCGGACCGCATGGCAAACGCCTTTAGCTTAGGCCCGCGCGTGTTGATTGCCCAGGACGGGCTCCGCGCCACAGAACTGGTGAAACTCGGCAGTCGCGTACGCGAGCGCTATCTTCTCAAGACTCCGGCCGCTCTCGCGGTTGAACCGCTCCTGTACGAGTTGCGGAGCCGCTTGGCGGAGGAATCCGCGCGTGTGTCGACCTATAAGGACGCGCAGCCTCAACTCAAACAATTTCTGGAGCAATTAACGCGGTATCTCGGGCTCATCGGACTGACCGCGCTGTTTGTCGGCGGGATCGGCGTCGCCACATCCGTGCGGGCCTTCTTGCGCGAAAAGCTGGTCACCATCGCCATTCTGAAAGCCGTCGGCGCCGATTCTCCGACCATCATTCAAACCTATGCGGCCCAGGCCCTCTTCTTGGGACTGGCCGGAAGCGGCGCAGGACTGGCTCTCGGCATCGGCTTGGAGCAAGCCGTGCCCTGGATGCTGTCTTCATGGTTCGCCTCGGACATGCTGGGGCAAATCGGGTTTACATCGGGCCCATCCCTATATTCACTCCTGCCGCTAGGCAAAGGCCTCGCCCTCGGCCTGCTGACCACGCTGCTCTTCACCTTGTGGCCGTTGCTGGCCATTCGATCCGTCAAACCGGTCGCGCTCTTGCGGCGCAACGCGCTCACGTCGGAACCGTCTCCGGGCGCTACTGGCCGAACATGGCGCCAGCGCCTCGATCGGACGCAGCTGCTCACCGCGGGAACCATCGTCGTCGGACTCGCCCTGCTGTCGATGTGGCAGGCTGGAACATGGAAAATTGGGCTGCTTTTCATGGGAGCCTTCTCGCTCGCCCTCGCATTGCTCGGCGGCATCGCCTGGATCGTAATCCGAATCCTTGCGGCCGTCGCGCGGCCTCAACAACTGGCCGTTCGTCATGCCATCGGCAACATCGTTCGCCCTGGAAGCCAGGCGGTCAGCATGACTATCGCCATCGGCATTGGAGTCATGGTGATTATTACCGTCGCGCTGGTTGAGCGAGCCTTGCTCCGGCAGATCGGCGAGAGCCGCCCCGTCGATGCGCCAACGTTTTTCTTTATCGATATTCAGCCCGACCAAGTCGACGGCATCTCCCGCCTGCTCCGCGACCGGATCGCGGCCCATGCGCCGACGTTGACGCCGCTGGTCCGCTCACGTCTCATGGCGGTGAACGACCAACCCATCAAGACCGAAGCCGTCTCCGAGGAGGATGAACGAACCGCGCAAGCGGCCGACAAGGAGCAGCGCCGAAAAGCCTGGTACCTCACCAGAGAATATGTGCTGACCTTCTTAGATGAATTGCCGAAAGACAACGTCATCGTGAAAGGCCAGTGGTGGACCGCTGGCCAGACTTTTTCCGTCCCCATCGTCTCAGTCGAGGAAGAGGCGGCGAAGGCGATGGGACTGGACATCGGGGACAAGATCGAGCTGGATATCCAGGGCACCCCGCTGATCGCGGAGGTCGGCAGCATTCGCAAGGTGGAGTGGGGCAACCTCTCCACAAACTTCTACATGGTCCTGTCACCCGGCTCGCTGGATGGCGCGCCCCTCACATATGTGGCGACCGTGCAGGTCCCACCGGCCGACGAAGTGCCGCTACAGCAAGCGATCGTCGCCGGATTTCCTAACGTGACGGCAATCAATATCGGCGATGTCCTCGACAGCTTCGCCCGCATCCTCGACCGCCTCTCGCTAGCCATTCGCACCATCGCGCTCTTTTGCGTCCTCACTGGAGGGCTCGTCATGGGAGCGGCGCTCGCGGCCACCCGGTATCGCCGGCTCTATGAATCCGCCGTGCTGAAAGCCTTGGGCGCCACAAGAGGGCTGCTCATCGGATCGTTTGCGCTGGAGTATCTGTTGCTGGGCATCGTGGGAGGCGCAATTGGCGTCGGATTGGCCAGCGCCTTGTCCTGGGCGCTGCTTCGATGGGTATTCGAACTCGACTGGGCGCTGCATCCCTCCGTATTGCTGATCGGACTAGGGCTGACGATAGGCCTCACGCTTCTCGTGGGATTTCTCAGCACCTACCGCCTGCTGGGACAACGGCCGTTGCCCGTCCTCCGATACGAATAAGCCGCGCGCGTCTTATACGTTTTGATGGATAGGACGAGTGCTTAGCGGGGAAGAGCCGGTTCCGGCAGCCAGAGATCCAGAATGCCGCGGATACGGCGTTGATCCTGGCGATGCAACTGCGTAAATCTCAAACCGATTTCCCCTTGAGACGAGGACCGGACAATCGCCTCCTCCACCGTGATGGGAAACGATGCATTGGAATGCTGAAACTCTAATTCCACTCTGGTCCCTGGAACCACGGGATGCTCGCAGCGAATCCGGCAGCCGCGAATCGATAAATCCTGGATGATCCCCTCCTCCCCCAACTCATGCGGCGAGGCATGCAGCGGCTTCAGCCATACGGGGAAATCGACCGTCACGCGATCGAAATTGCGGCGGGGATTCGCGGCCACTCGGCCAAGGAATGCGCGGAACCGCCGCGCGCAGAGCTGGCAGCGGAACGGATAGACCGTCACAGAACCCAAGAGCCTATCCGTGAGCGATTGGCGAACCGCGAGCCGAGTTTTTGTGGTACCGCAGAACGGGCACGCCGCCGACCTCATAACACCACCCTTTTATCCCATCACGAGTGGTCGCCATCGTACGTGCGCGCGCGCCGCTTCAGCTACCCCCTAAAAGTACAAGACGAAAGGCGCGAGCGCCATATCGAAGGGCCGCCTCGGCATCCAATGCGGCATCAGGGGCGCAACAACTCACGGAGATTTTGGCTCTCTCGACTTCGGAAGGTCACCGCGATGCGCAACTGCTCGAGATATTGGTCCAATGTTTTTCCGCCGAGATCGATCTTGCGGGACAGAAAGAACGCGCGCACGTCCTGCTCAAGCTCAGCCGTCGCCAGGGCGACAACGCCGCCGCACATGCGGCGCAAGCCTTGCTTTGGAAACAGCCGGTCCATCTGCTCCCAATTCGCCTTCACAAACTCCCAGGCCTGTTCACGCCCATACACATTGCCCATCACGGCACTGACGACAAAGGGCGCGTCCTGCGTACGGATCTCGCCAGTAATCGTGCGGGCGAGAGTCCGCGCCAGCAATGCCGGAGAGTGAAAGGCCGCCAATGCAAATAAATATCGTCGCTCCTCTTGCGGCGTCGTAGCGGCTTGGGAACGATTGGAGAACTCGTTATAGCGCGCCTCGTCGCCAGTACGAGCCAGGATGGCAACCAGCGCGGGGACAAGATTGGGATCTATGCGTGAAGGATCTGCGCGGTACTGCCGATACTGCTCCGCCGCTTGCGCCTGAGTCGCCGTGTCATTGCCGAGTCTCCCCAATGCGCCGATCAACTCTCCCCGCAACTGTTTAATCAACTCATCTTCACCGGACTTCGGCTGCCACGTAAGCGCTGTCACAGCGGGCATGAGACGCGCGCGGACGAGGGCTTCCAGGGCCGGCCGGTCTTCGTCCGCGATAATGCGATTCAAAAATGAAAAGGAATCGAGAAGGACCGCCCACACATTCTTATCCCGTTCGCCGGTGAAGTGGCTGGTCAGCTGCAAATAATCGGACAGTGGCGTAAGCCCCGAGACCGTCGTTGCCCAGACATCGCTGACTAGATTGAAGCGCTCGCTCGGAGCGAGGCGATCGACTCCAGCCATCACGATCCGTTGCAGCAGCGAAGAGTCATACCGCACCCGATAGAATCCGTGGCCAGCTTCATTGGCGAACAGATCCTGCACACCTTGCGGAAGACTCACGCGCATCTCCCGATCCGTCAAGAGAAGACGGCGATGTTCAGTGGCGCCGGCGGCGGTGATCCGGAGCGGAACGGGAATCTGCCACCGCTGTTCGGTCGATTCGGACGACGCGAGATAGGTAAACCGCTGCTGCGAGAGCACCAGTTCCGTCTCGCTCTCCTGGCGCACCGTCACAAGCGGATAACCTGGCTGAAAAATCCAGCCGTCCATGAGCTCGGGAACCGCTTGCTTCGCCGCCTGCCCCAACGCCACCCACAAATCGTTCGTGTCCGCATTCCCATACGCATGGGCGCGAAGATAGCGCCGCACGCCTTCGCGAAAGACCGCCGGCCCGATATGTTGTTCGAGCATCCGCAGCACGGACGCCCCTTTTTCGTAGGTCAGCACATCGAACATGGCATCGGCGTCTTTCGGGGCGCGCACGGGATACTCGATCGGACGGGTGCTCAGCAGGCCATCCACGGAAAAGGCGGCGGCGCGCGAGACACCGAATGCGTCCCAGCGTTTCCATTCCGGCTTCCACGCATCGACCGCAAGCATTTCCATGAAGGTGGCGAAGGCTTCGTTCAGCCAGAGCCCGTTCCACCAGGACATGGTGACCAGATCGCCGAACCACATATGGGCATTCTCATGGGCAACAACATCGGCCACCCGTTCCCGCTCCGCATGCGTCCCGGTGCGCTCATCGACCAGCAAGGCAGTCTCCCGAAAGGTAATGGCGCCGAGGTTTTCCATGGCGCCGGAGGCAAAGTCTGGAATGGCAAGAAGATCGAGCTTATCCCCTGGATAGGGAATCCCGTAGTAATCTTCAAAGAACGCCAGCGACGCTGCCGCGATTTCGAGACCGAACGGCGTGAGCGGCTGCTTCCCCGGCACCGTCCAGAGACGCAGAGGAGTCTTGCCGACAAGCACCGCTTTCGTCGCTTCAAGCTGCCCAACAATGAAGGCCACGAGATAGGTGGACATCTTCATACTATCGGCAAACCGCATCACCCGTTTGCCGGACTCGATGGAATCGGACAACACGGCCGTATTCGAAACCGCCGTGAGGCTCGGATCGATCACGAGGGTTGTGGCAAAGACCGCTTTAAAATCCGGCTCATCCCAGCAGGGAAAGGCGCGCCGGGCATCGGTCGCTTCAAACTGTGTGGCCGCCATGGTGTGGGTCGCGCCGGACTGATCTTTATAGGTACTGCGATAGAAGCCGCGCAGATGGTCGTTCAATATTCCTTGAAACACCAGCGTGAGCCGCGCCTCGCCGACGGAAAGAGGGCGTGGAAAGGTCAACCGGCAGCGCTGCGTCGCCGGATCGAGTTCGACCACCGCATCGAGCCGCCCACCGGCCGAGCCTTCGACCGTCGCCGATGCAATCGTGAGATCGACCGCATTCAGGATGATGGTACTAGTCGCCTGCGCTACTGTGACGGTAACGACAGCGCGGCCTGAAAAGGTCGCGCTGCGCAGATCCGGCTCTAACCGTAAGTCATAGCGATGCGGCACCACATGCCTAGGTAACCGGTATGGATCCAGACTGCCGGAAACATCGTCGAGATTCATATCTTTGCCTTTCGGTTGTGTCGGAGTGGTTGCGGCAATGGCCGGACGGATAACCGAGAGAAGAAGAGGCGCTAGTGGCAGAACCGCCAACCCACAGGCTCGTCCAGCCAGGGCCGCGAACAAATGACGCCTGCCGACGGATTCACTCATTGCTCCGGCGCATGGTGGAGGGCCACTCCGTGAGGAGCTCCGACGATCAGGATCGTGGTCCGGCCGACAAAGAGTCCGGTTTCGACGATGCCGGGGATGCGGTTCAACGCGATCTCAAGTGCTCCCGGCTGATCGATTCGTGCCACATGAACATCCACGATCATGTTGCCGGCTTCGGTCTTGAACGGAACGCCGTTTCGCTCTCGCAACACAACCCGGCTGTTGGTCAAGCGCTCGATTTCACGCGCCGTACTGCCCCATCCAAACGGAACGATTTCGATGGGAAGAGGGAAGGATCCTCCCAGCACAGGAACTTGCTTCGTATAATCCACCATCACGATGAATTGCTTCGCGGAGGCCGCCACGATCTTTTCTTTCAAGAGGGCGCCACCGCCGCCTTTGACCAGGTTGAACCCGGGATCGACTTGATCGGCGCCGTCGATCGCCACATCGATTTCCCACCGATTGTCGGTATCGATCAAGACGATCCCGGCTGCTTTGGCAAGCGCCGCCGTTTCATGCGAGGTGGGTACCCCGCGCAGCCGCATTCCGGCACGCACTTTTTCGCCGAGCGCGGCGATCATATGTTTGGCTGTCGAACCAGTGCCCAGTCCGACGATCATCCCGTCGCGAACGAACTCGACGGCTTCCACGGCCGCGGCCTTCTTCAGATTATCGAGATCGACGTGCGTGGTCATGGCGCAGGGGCAGGAGCATGGGAAAGGGCCGCGGCAACGGATGCCGCGCCGAGCAAGGCCGTCTTCTGATTCATCACGACTTTCACCGGCATGCTGCTCAGCAAACGCTTGTACCGCCCTTTGTTGACGAAGGCTTTCATAAATGTGCCGTCCTGAAGTTTCTTAATCAGTTTCGGCGCGATCCCGCCGGCCACATATACTCCATCGAGCGACAGCGCCTTGAGCGCCAGATTGCCGGCTTCGGCGCCATAGATAGACGCAAACAGATCCAGCGCCTGCTTGGCAATATCGGCCTGGCCCTTCAGACCGGCTTCGGCAATCTCGGCAGCCGGATCGCCGGCCTTGATTTTCTCCGCGAGCCAGGTCGGTTCATTTTTCTTCGTGTCGCGGACATACTCGTAGATCGCATTCAGCCCGGGCCCTGAAAGAACTCGCTCATAGCTGACGTGAAGGAACTGGCTGCGCAGATAGCGCAAGAGCTCGATCTCGTAGTCGTTATTCGGAGCAAAGTCGGCATGGCCGCCTTCCGACGGCATCGGGCGATAGGACTTGCCGTCCCAAAAAAGAATGGCCTCGCCAAGCCCGGTCCCGGCCGCGATGAGCGCCAGTGCCTGACGTTTTTGTGGAGGATTGCCGGGATTGAGCACCTCCACTTCGTCAGGCCGCAGCAGCAAAATTCCATACGCGGTTGACTCAAGATCGTTGAGCAGTTGGACGCGAGGTATCTCGAATTGTTTGGCGATCGCCGCCCCATTGACGACCCAAGGCAAGTTGGTGGTCTGGGAATGATTCTCGATTACTGGCCCGGCAACCCCAAAACATGCCGCCGCGATCTTAAGCGGCTCTTCAGGAATGGATTCAACCTCTTCCTCGCCTGACGCTTCACCTTCGAGATCGTCCAACGATTTCGGCGGCGGTGGAGGCGTGAGGAACTCTTCCAGAATCTCTTCCAGCGATTTGTAATCCGCGCTATGAAAAGTCTCGAGCCTTATTGGCTCCACCCGCTCGACAGACCAATCGTAGAGCGCGAGATTCGTCTTGGTTCCACCGATATCGCCTGCCAATATCATCGTCTGTCCTTCTGCCGCCTTATCGCGCGAGCGCGGCGGCCGCGGCATCGTCGAGCAACCACACCAGCCGTCCGCCGTCCGGTTTTACCTGAGCCGCCGGCAATGCCCGCTCGGCCTGGGTTTCCGGCTGGATGATAGCACGAACGGTCTGCGCCTTCCCGGCGCCTGGCACGAGGAACAGTACCATAGTCGCCCGGTTGATCACACCTAGGGTCAGGGTTAAACGAGCAGGAATCCCCTTCGGCGACAGGCCGACCGCGACCAGACGCTCCCGCTCTGACAATGCCGCCGTTCCAGGAAAGAGCGACGCCGTATGACCGTCCTCTCCCAGGCCAAGAAGAATCAGATCCAAGCGGGGAATTTTCGGTGCGGGACTATGCGTGAGGGCCCTGACCGTCCGTTCATACTCCGCCGCGGCCAGGCCGAGGTCTGCGGATTCGCCTTGCATTCGATGGACCTGCGACGATCCAATCCCCAGTGGGCGGAACAATGCTTCCAGTGCAAGTCCATAGTTGCTATCGGGATGATCCGGTGGAACGCCCCGTTCGTCGCCAAACAGAAAGATCATGCGCTCCCACTGGCATTGAGTCCTCCATTCGCTGGAGGTCAGCGCTCTGTAGAGCGCTTTGGGAGTCGATCCTCCAGACAAAGCGACGATGCAGGAGCCCCGAGACCGAATGGCCTGGTCGGTGCTATCCCGAAAAAGGCGGCATGCGTTATCGAGCCAGTCCTGGCCGGGCTGGCACACCAAGATTTCAGGAGAGGCTGGCATGTTACCTGGCACGACGGCTCGATCGTCGCTTCGCCCGTACTACCGGCCGGCTTGTCGGGCGCGACGGAGGACAGAGCCGGTTTACGATGGCGTCAACCGTGGCGACCGGGTCGGTTCCAAGCATGACTCGAATCCCGGGGCGGCCATGAGCCTGCAACGATTCAAGGTCGCCGGTTGCCTGGGCCTTCGCCAATGTGCCGAATGAAAATGGTTGCCCAGGAATCGGAAGATCCGGCGTCATGCGATCAACGAGTTCCAGAAAGACGCCGCTTGCCGGGCCGCCCTTGTGCAATTGTCCAGTTGAATGCAGGTAGCGCGGGCCATAGCCGAACGTCGTGGTGACACGATGTTGCTGCACCAATGCTTTTCTCAGACGCCGGATCGCGGCTTCGAGCGGTTTTGAGGGAGTCGTATAGGCCAGAATAGCGACATACGAACCGGCCTGGAGGTGGCCGGCCAGCCCATCGGCCGCTTGGCGCGGGCGGCTCACCGCTGTCGCGGGCAGCCGGCCGCTGGCTTCATAACCATCGAGTACGCGCCTGGTGTTGTCTTTGCTCTCCTGTACATTAGGCTGATCGAACGGTTGGATCCCCAGCACATGGCCCGCTACGGCGGTTGCATATTCCCAGCGGAAAAACTCCGCGCCGAGATCGTACATATCGCGAAGCGCAAAGGTGAGCACAGGATGGCCCGCGCGCATGAGGGCATCGACCTGACGATCCAAGGCCCCGTTGTTTGCGTTCTTCAGCCTGAGATAGATAAAAAATCGATCGGCGCCATACCTCTCTGGCGCAAGCACTGGCTCCTGCGCGACGGGCACAATGCCCTTGGTTTCTTTGCCGGTGCTCTCCGCGAGCAATTGCTCCGCCCACAGGCCAAAGGTGTCGATGGGTGAGGACGCCAAAACAGTCACCTTGTCCCTCCCGGCTTTGGCGAGCGCCCCCATCGCGACTCCAAGAGAGGCGCCCGGGTTGTCTTCTATTGAACGCGCCTCGCGGCAGCGGCTGGCCATTTTCCCAGCGCGCTCTAATAACCGGGCAATATCCAGCCCCAGTAAAGCCGCAGGGACCAATCCAAACAAGGAGAGCACGGAATACCGCCCGCCGATATCGGGCGGGTTGCTGAAAATCTGCCGAAAGCCGTGCTCCCGCGCCATGGTCTCGAGGCCGGTGCCCGGATCGGTGATCGCGATGAATTGCTGGCCGCCACGATTGTTCTTCGCCGCTGCCACCAGCTTCCAGAAGTGCGCGAAGAGGGACATGACTTCGATAGTCCCACCCGACTTGCTGGCTACGAGAAAGAGCGTGCGGGCAGGGCGAATCGACTCGGTCACCAGGCGAATCCATCCCGGCACGGTCGAGTCGAGCACCCAGAGGCGCGGAGCTCCCTTCTTCGACCCGAACGACGCGCGAAACACCTCGGGGCCGAGGCTGCTGCCACCCATGCCGAGCAACACGACATCTCTGATACCTTCTTGCTTCGCCGCGACCGTCAACGTCTTCAACGCCTGCACATGCGCAAGCATATCCTCCGGCAGCACCAGCCATCCCAGCCGATTGGTGATTTCAGTGGGCTCAGGCTTCCAGAGACGATGATCTTTGGCCCACAGCCTCGGGATCACTTGATTACGCACGACCGACTCACTTACCTCTCGGACCAATGCGTCGTACGGCTTGGCAAGATGCGTTCTAGAAGGGATGGCCATGTGAGATTCTCCTTGGTTGACCTACCGAAGGATGATGTATCGACAGACTGGCGTATCTTAGGAATCCATGTCCTAAAACGCAATGGGGGCTGACAGAAGCGATTCGCTATGGCTCGGAGGGACGGCGGATGATCGCCGGCATCCCATCTACAGTGGACCAGGCTAAGGACTGGGCCTGTTCGCTCGACAGGGCGATAGTGAGCGTCGGAACGTCATTCGACGATTGATCTCCGCCAAGATGTTGCTTCCAGGTACGGAGGCGCGTCCAGACCTTCCGGCTCGTCGCACGAATCCATTCCATCGCCCCTTGGTCAGCGGCAGGCTCGATGTCCATCGTCATCTCTGGAGTAAACGACAGTCGATACTCGGCCGGCATATCGGACAGGGAAATTGGTTCCTGCTCGGTCGTCGCGGACGGATCGATCTTGCGGCGAACCACCGGGGGGCGAGCCATTAAGCGAAAGGTGCCCGTCAACCGCGGAAGCTCGGCCACCGTCCATGCAGCGATGGAAAGCCGGTGAAGATCCACTCCGCGAGCCTTAATATGGATACCTCCTGACACAAGATCGATCACCAGATAGGTTTGAGGCCGCGCCGCCAGCTTGAGCTCCTCTTCGAGGACCCGCGAGCCTTCTTGCAATGCCACAGGATCGTTTGCATCAAGATCGGGAAATACCTCGCCTTCGGCGGCCCAGCCGGGAGCCG
Proteins encoded in this region:
- a CDS encoding Glucose-6-phosphate isomerase (MaGe:77310684) is translated as MAIPSRTHLAKPYDALVREVSESVVRNQVIPRLWAKDHRLWKPEPTEITNRLGWLVLPEDMLAHVQALKTLTVAAKQEGIRDVVLLGMGGSSLGPEVFRASFGSKKGAPRLWVLDSTVPGWIRLVTESIRPARTLFLVASKSGGTIEVMSLFAHFWKLVAAAKNNRGGQQFIAITDPGTGLETMAREHGFRQIFSNPPDIGGRYSVLSLFGLVPAALLGLDIARLLERAGKMASRCREARSIEDNPGASLGVAMGALAKAGRDKVTVLASSPIDTFGLWAEQLLAESTGKETKGIVPVAQEPVLAPERYGADRFFIYLRLKNANNGALDRQVDALMRAGHPVLTFALRDMYDLGAEFFRWEYATAVAGHVLGIQPFDQPNVQESKDNTRRVLDGYEASGRLPATAVSRPRQAADGLAGHLQAGSYVAILAYTTPSKPLEAAIRRLRKALVQQHRVTTTFGYGPRYLHSTGQLHKGGPASGVFLELVDRMTPDLPIPGQPFSFGTLAKAQATGDLESLQAHGRPGIRVMLGTDPVATVDAIVNRLCPPSRPTSRPVVRAKRRSSRRAR
- a CDS encoding conserved exported protein of unknown function (Evidence 4 : Unknown function but conserved in other organisms; MaGe:77310685) → MLTMLLSIAFSMLLLFSAPGWAAEGEVFPDLDANDPVALQEGSRVLEEELKLAARPQTYLVIDLVSGGIHIKARGVDLHRLSIAAWTVAELPRLTGTFRLMARPPVVRRKIDPSATTEQEPISLSDMPAEYRLSFTPEMTMDIEPAADQGAMEWIRATSRKVWTRLRTWKQHLGGDQSSNDVPTLTIALSSEQAQSLAWSTVDGMPAIIRRPSEP